Within Paenibacillus albicereus, the genomic segment GCAGACGAGTCGTCGCACTGGACGATCGAATGGCAGGAGGGCGGCGCGTTGCTGCGCAATGTCCGCACCGGCCATGTCGTGACGGCGGCAGGTGCCGGCGAGCTCGGCGCGGCCCTTCAGGCGAAGGAAGCCGGCGCGCCGGGGGCGGAGGAGCGCTGGCGCATCGTGCCGACGGCGACGCGGGACTACTACAATATCGTCAGCGCGGCCGACCCGGCGGGCAAGCGGGCGATCCACGAGGAGCGCCAGCTCGGCTGGGCCGAGCTCGGCTCCGACGTGAACCTCGGCTTCGACAGCCCGAAGTGGGCGTTCGTGCCGCTGGACGCGCCGCAGCCGGTGCAGCTGGAATCCCGCTATCATCCGGGACAGGTGATGGTCGAATATACGGCGAAGGACGGGGAGCCGACGGTCGGCTTCGCGGCTCGGCCGGCCACGGACCGGGCCTCCCAGTGGATGCTGGAGCCGGACGCGGCCAGCGGCTCGCTCGCGATCCGCAATGTCGGCTCCGGCCGCTACATCGTGCAGCGCGACCCGGACTGGGCGGCCGTGCGGACGGGCGAGCGGGACGCCGCGTCGCCCGGACGGACGCTGTGGAAGCGGGAAGCCGCGGACGGAGGCTGGTTCACGCTGGAGAACGCGGGGGCGCCCGGCAGCCTGCTGAACGCACAGTTTCCGGACGACACGGACGTGCGCTCGAACGGCTGGCCGGGCGGCAAGACGAATCCGACGGCGCATTGGCGGGCCATGCCGATCAGCGAGATCAAGCCCGTGCGCATCGCCGCGTATACGGACGCGCAGCGGCCGACGGACTTCATCTATGAGCAGGGCAGCGAGCTGAAGCATGGAGCCGTATCGGAGGCGCTCGGCAACGAGGCCGCCTCGCTGTGGCTCGTGGAGGACTATGATGGAGCGAAGCGGCTGCGGAGCGCGGCCAGCGGACGGTACATCGCTCGCGGCGGCGATGGCGAACCGGCGCTTGCGCTGCAGGCGTCCGCCGGAGACGGCTCGACGTGGACGTTCACCGAATCGGATGAGTACGACGATTACTTGACCATCGGCAGCGCTGCGGGCGAGGCGTCCTATGTAGCCGGCGCGGCGGACGGGACGGCCGGTCTCAGCGGCGATGCCGCGTCGCTCGGCTCGCAGTGGCAGCTGGCCGACCCGGACACGCTGCCTGCGGGCGACGGACCGGTCTACCTCCGCATCCAGAACGCCTGGGGGCCGGACAATGCCTTTTACCTGTACGAGTCGGAGGACGGGCTGCTCAAGTACGGCAACGCGCGCACGGACGGCCGGGACCAGTGGGTCATCCATAAGTTCGAGGGGCGCAAGCTGATCGAGAATCGGGCGACGGGCCACCATGTCCGGCTCGGCTCCGAGTACGGCGGCCGGATCGGGCTGGCGGCGCTGGCGGCAGGCGAGGAGCGCTCCGGCGGCTTCGTCTGGACGATCCGCAACGCCGGCGAAGGCGACATGCTGGTGAGCAGCGTGCGGGACAAGCATCCCGGCCGGCAGCCGCTGAAGTACGTCTCCATCCAGAATCTGACCAAGTACGCCGAGTATGGCGTCATTAATCCGGGCTGGTCGAGCCCGCGCTGGCGCTTCGTGCCGGTCGTGCCGGACAAGCAGCGGCTGTTCCGGTTCCGCATCGCCGGCACGGACGATCAGTATCTGCTCGACGTCCAGGACGGGGCGGATGCGACGGTCGGCATGGCGACGTACGGATCGGCGGATGCCTCCGATCCGGCCTCGGTCTGGTACCTTGAGGATGCCGGCGCCACAGGCGTCGTGCGGCTCAAGAACCAGGGCAGCGGCCGCTATGCGGCGCTGGAGAACATCGCGGGCCATGAGGCCGACGACGAGCCGGCGGAGTCGCCGCAGACGCTCGCTTCCGTCGGCTCCGACTGGGCCAGCGTCAAGTGGGCGGTCGGCACGGTGGCCGATACCGTCTACTCGACGATCCAGAGCCGCTGGGCCGGGCACTATCTGCTGGCCGGACAGGCGGCCGACGGCTCGCCGGCGATCCGGCTGAGCAAGGCGGCGGGCGCGGCCGAGCGGGAGGCGGCGCGCTTCATCGCCGAACCGGCGACGAGCGGGCCGAAGGCGCCGCCGCAGGAGCCGGTGCGCATCCGCTCCGCGTCCGGCCAAGGCTGGCTGTACGAGAATCCGTCCGGCATCGTGCTGTACGGCAGTCCCGGCGAGCGGGACGGCTCGTCCCACTGGACGCTCGAGCGCTTGGACAGCGGCGGCTGGAGCCTCCGCAACCGGGCGAGCGGCCATCTGCTCCGCCTGAACGCCGACTATCCGTTCCTGGAAAGCCTGGCCGAAGGGAAGGCGGCTCCGGGAGCGGCGGCCTGGGCGGTCGAGCCGACGGCCGACGGCGGGGCGTGGCTGCTGCGCAGCCTGGACGGCGAATTCAGCGATGAATTCGTCCACATCGGCAGCGGAGCCGGCTATGCGGAGCATGGACTGGCGCTCGCCACGGCAGCGACGGCGCGCTGGCAGCTCGAGCCGGCGCCGGCGGAGATGGACGCGCCTGCGGCCGCAGAGCCGCGCCGCGCGGACACGTCGACGCCGATGCTGGAGGCGGCGAACGCGGTCACGATCGCGCCGTCCGGCGCGCCCGGCCTGAAGCTCGCCGATCGCGGCGGCAAGCCGCAGCTCCTGGCTGCGGACGAGGAGGATGCCTCGGCGCGCTGGCGGCAGGTGGACACGAACGGCCGCCAGCTGCTGCGCAACGAGGCGACCGGCTCGTATCTGGCGATGACGGCGGCGGGCGTGCCGGAGCTGCTGCCTGCCGGCGGCCTGCGCACGGCGGCGGGCGGACTCGCTGCGGAAGCGCAGTGGAGCGTGGAGGAGCGGCTCGGCTACCGCATCCTGCGCTCGATCCAGGGGGAGGGCTATCTGGCCGCTGCGGGCGGGGCTTCGCTCGCCCGATCCGGCGAGGCCGGCGACGCCGCTGTGCGGTGGAGGCTGGAGCCGGCGCGGGCGGATATCGTCTATCCCGCCGAAAAGGCGTTCAAGGCGGACGGCATGTATCGGTTCGCCGTGACGGCTCCAGAGGCAGGCGCGTATGCGATCCGCCTCGCGTGGGACGGAGCGGCGCCTGCCGCCGCCGAGCTGAAGGCGGCGGTGAACGGCTTGCCGGCTGCGGGCATCGCTGCCCGGGCGGGCTGGACGGCCGAGCTGCGTCGCGGCGTCAACGTCATCTCCGTGGCGGACGCAGGCAAGCTCCGCTCGCTGGTCGTGTCGGACAGCATCGCGCCGGACGATCGCGGCGCGACGGCGGCCTACGTCTCCTATGAAGCGGAGCACATGGATGTGAAAGGGGAGCGGATCGGCCCGTCGCGGCTGCATCGCACGCTCGCCTCGGAGGCTTCCGGCCGCGAGGCCGTGCAGCTCCGCCAGCAAGGCGACTATGTCGAGTTCGCCGCCGCAGAGGCGGCCGACGCGCTCGTGCTGCGTTATTCCATTCCGGATACGCTGGACGGCTCCGAGCAGGAGCGCACGCTGTCCTTGTACGTGGACGGCCAGTTCCGGCAGAAGCTGACGCTGACGAACCGGAACTCCTGGGTGTACGGCAGCTATCCGTGGTCGAACGATCCTGCGCAGGGCAGCGGCCACCGCTTCTATGACGATGTCCGCGCCTGGATCGGCGACGTTGCGGCCGGCTCGGTCATCCGGCTGCAAAAGGATGGCGGCGACGACGCGGCGTCCTACACGCTGGACGTCGTCGACCTGGAGCGGGCGGACGAGGCCTACGCCAAGCTGGACGGCTTCGTATCCGTGACGGATTACGGCGCGGTGTCCGGCGACGGGCAGGACGATACGGCGGCGCTCAAAGCCGCCCTGCAAGCGGCCGGAGGCGCGGACGGCGGCGTCTGGTTCCCGGCGGGAAGCTTTGATTTTACGGAGGAGGTGCTGGATCTCGGGAACGCGGTCATCCGCGGAGCGGGAGTCTGGCATACGGAGCTGAACGGCGCGCGCTTCTACGGCCACGGCGGCAAGGTCGGCGTCTATGACCTGTTCATCGACGGCAACGTGGCGGATCGCGACGACGAGGCGTTCGACAATGCGTTCCACGGCGCGTTCGGTCCCGGCTCGGTCATTCAGAACGTCTGGGTCGAGCATGCCAAGGCGGGGCTCTGGCTGACCCAGCCGATCGGCGAGAAGGTCCGCACGAAAGGGCTGTACATGGCCGGGCTGAGGCTGCGCAACCTGCTGGCGGACGGCATCAACTTCGCGGTCGGCACCTCGGACAGCCTGATGGAGCAGAGCGAGGTCCGCTATCCGGGCGACGACGGCATCGCGATGTGGTCGTTCACCGATCCCAAGCTGGCCGAACCGAACGGAGCGGAGCGTACGCCGAGCGTGAACAACGCGGCTCGCTTCAATACGGTGTCGCTGCCGTGGCTGGCGGACAACATCGCGGTGTTCGGCGGCGGGGGCAACCGGATCCAGGACAACCTGCTCCGGGATACGGTCGCGAACGGAGCGGGCATCGCCGTCTCCACTCGCTTCGCGGCGGAGCCGTTCGCCGGGGAGACGATCGTCGAGCGCAATACGCTCGTGCGCACCGGCAGCTACGACACCGGCTACGGCATTCCGCTGGGGGCGATCTGGCTGTTCGCCGGAGAGTCCGACCTGGCCGGCGGCGGGGGCAGCGTCGTCGTGCGCGGCAACGTGGCGCTGGACAGCGCGTATGCGGGCATCACGGTCCACGGCTCGCATGAGCTGGGCTCCGTGCTGCTGCAGGACAACGTGCTGGACGGCATGGGGACGAACGGCCTGGAAGCGGCGAAGACGAAGACGGACAACGAGCAGGGCTATCCGACCGGCAGCATGCGGATCGACAACCTGATCGTGCGCGGCGAGCGGATGAAGGACGCCTTCGCCGGTCCGCCGGCAAGGCTGACGTTCGAGGAATGGAACGAAGGCTTCGCTTCGCGCGTCAAGCCGTTCTCGGTCAGGCTGGAGGACGGACAGGATTCGCGGTTCGTCCTGACGGCCGGAGCATCATCGGCTCTGGCCGTGCGGGATGCGGCCGGGACGGACCGGACGGCCGATGCGGCCGTCACCGTCCAGCCGCC encodes:
- a CDS encoding RICIN domain-containing protein, which produces MKRIRWKPLAAALLAVLLWIGSLPALAGAAVAADSAQPELPQGKVRIKNLWKSNYLYEASDGKVRYGKTNPADESSHWTIEWQEGGALLRNVRTGHVVTAAGAGELGAALQAKEAGAPGAEERWRIVPTATRDYYNIVSAADPAGKRAIHEERQLGWAELGSDVNLGFDSPKWAFVPLDAPQPVQLESRYHPGQVMVEYTAKDGEPTVGFAARPATDRASQWMLEPDAASGSLAIRNVGSGRYIVQRDPDWAAVRTGERDAASPGRTLWKREAADGGWFTLENAGAPGSLLNAQFPDDTDVRSNGWPGGKTNPTAHWRAMPISEIKPVRIAAYTDAQRPTDFIYEQGSELKHGAVSEALGNEAASLWLVEDYDGAKRLRSAASGRYIARGGDGEPALALQASAGDGSTWTFTESDEYDDYLTIGSAAGEASYVAGAADGTAGLSGDAASLGSQWQLADPDTLPAGDGPVYLRIQNAWGPDNAFYLYESEDGLLKYGNARTDGRDQWVIHKFEGRKLIENRATGHHVRLGSEYGGRIGLAALAAGEERSGGFVWTIRNAGEGDMLVSSVRDKHPGRQPLKYVSIQNLTKYAEYGVINPGWSSPRWRFVPVVPDKQRLFRFRIAGTDDQYLLDVQDGADATVGMATYGSADASDPASVWYLEDAGATGVVRLKNQGSGRYAALENIAGHEADDEPAESPQTLASVGSDWASVKWAVGTVADTVYSTIQSRWAGHYLLAGQAADGSPAIRLSKAAGAAEREAARFIAEPATSGPKAPPQEPVRIRSASGQGWLYENPSGIVLYGSPGERDGSSHWTLERLDSGGWSLRNRASGHLLRLNADYPFLESLAEGKAAPGAAAWAVEPTADGGAWLLRSLDGEFSDEFVHIGSGAGYAEHGLALATAATARWQLEPAPAEMDAPAAAEPRRADTSTPMLEAANAVTIAPSGAPGLKLADRGGKPQLLAADEEDASARWRQVDTNGRQLLRNEATGSYLAMTAAGVPELLPAGGLRTAAGGLAAEAQWSVEERLGYRILRSIQGEGYLAAAGGASLARSGEAGDAAVRWRLEPARADIVYPAEKAFKADGMYRFAVTAPEAGAYAIRLAWDGAAPAAAELKAAVNGLPAAGIAARAGWTAELRRGVNVISVADAGKLRSLVVSDSIAPDDRGATAAYVSYEAEHMDVKGERIGPSRLHRTLASEASGREAVQLRQQGDYVEFAAAEAADALVLRYSIPDTLDGSEQERTLSLYVDGQFRQKLTLTNRNSWVYGSYPWSNDPAQGSGHRFYDDVRAWIGDVAAGSVIRLQKDGGDDAASYTLDVVDLERADEAYAKLDGFVSVTDYGAVSGDGQDDTAALKAALQAAGGADGGVWFPAGSFDFTEEVLDLGNAVIRGAGVWHTELNGARFYGHGGKVGVYDLFIDGNVADRDDEAFDNAFHGAFGPGSVIQNVWVEHAKAGLWLTQPIGEKVRTKGLYMAGLRLRNLLADGINFAVGTSDSLMEQSEVRYPGDDGIAMWSFTDPKLAEPNGAERTPSVNNAARFNTVSLPWLADNIAVFGGGGNRIQDNLLRDTVANGAGIAVSTRFAAEPFAGETIVERNTLVRTGSYDTGYGIPLGAIWLFAGESDLAGGGGSVVVRGNVALDSAYAGITVHGSHELGSVLLQDNVLDGMGTNGLEAAKTKTDNEQGYPTGSMRIDNLIVRGERMKDAFAGPPARLTFEEWNEGFASRVKPFSVRLEDGQDSRFVLTAGASSALAVRDAAGTDRTADAAVTVQPPAAASYEDGRLTALAAGQAAVTIRLGGAERKYTLTVREADAAATPTPDTGATPTPDTGAGPSATPTPSATPTPTSAPAHAAEQALLAAIADGKAEVLLPLGADGSLRLSLDALSRAAGAKPQPQLLVQAGGAELRLQPDALLRALRTTAAVAGAKPELELRLGAADEAAAAALRRAALAAGFRLAGTAVEASIDAVWAGGSQPLAFRPADRPRLSIGAEAGASALLRLASADGAAAGLPARFAGGKASAAPAGGGAFAAAARSAAAFADTAGHWAAADIARLAGLGLAQGAGGRYEPARAITRAELTALLVRALQLPAGDSERAPRDVAAGAWHAEAMRAALAAGLAQGDADGRFRPSAPVSRQELAALASRAASQLGVAAKAAGAASAAYADAGAIARWATEPVADAARLGLMAGDGGRFEPARAVTRAEAAAVLVRLLRLAELI